The following DNA comes from Rhipicephalus microplus isolate Deutch F79 chromosome 6, USDA_Rmic, whole genome shotgun sequence.
ATCAACCGGTGTGTGTCTATTCCAGTGGTCACCTATTCAAGTTCCCGGTAGCGTAAATAAGGCACACAATCGTGCCAACTAGCTCCCATAGTAGCCTTACTTCTGAAATCGATTTGTTACAGGTAGCTGACTCATCTAACTATGCGACCATTTGGTTGCGCCACAGTCAACAAGTGAGTCTATACTTGAAGAAACCTGACAAGGATGAAGTTGGCGCTTTCCAGGTAAGTTTAAAAATGTTGAAATACTTTCAAGACTGCAAGTGCTTCCTTGGTAGTGGAGTAATTGATTCGAAATGGTTTTAGCATATAGCTGTAGTACCCATAACGCAGTGCTTCTTCTGATAAGCCTGCTTTAAGGGTGCCTGATAAAGAGCTGCACCCGTTGCGTAGTGTAATTTGTTCgtgtttagtaaaaaaaaaagcagaaaatagTCCGTTATTTGCAAGGCTGGACCAAATGTTAACTTCATTGGCTCACACACGGCTTCTAACTCATAGCTTTGGTTGAAAGGCGTCTTTTTTTGAGTCAGGAACATACGAGCCTCATTTTCAGAGCATAGTATTTGATAAATGCCCTGAAGTGCTTTGCCAGGCTTAAAAAATATATAGAGTACACATCAAAAAATGTCACGGTGATCCCAGATTTTCGCGAAAGCCGTCCATCGCTTTAATAAAATCAATAAGGTATTTTCGTAACTGTATCTTAATGTTAAATGCTTGACATCTTTACCATACTTTTGCTTTGATATGACGTGTATTCAACACAACTATTACCTTGAGTGAAATAAAAATTTGGGCGAATTGGCTTTAGTTCATGACAACCGTacgttagcaaaaaaaaataacagtgcaCAAAAAACGAGGACACACGACGAAGCGCTGCTAGATACTGAAAAGTTTATACGGGGTAAACCTACCCAAAACAAAGCTAAACCAGATGAATCCACCACTTCATTTTATATGCGTTTCGTGGTTTTCACTTGCAGTGAGACATCTGAATCCCCATTTACCGTGAAGTGGACCCCATACAGTTTCCTataattaactagaggagactctggcgctgcgatcgttcagcgaccgtgagagttatgggtagtacatgaatttgcctagttttcgtgcTTGCAGGCCATGAATCACACTTGTGGTTTCatgtattgctgtgtttcggttttgtttctaataaaaaaaaaaacgaagtcgtTTTCAACTTTGTGGCCCCATTCGAATTGGTGAGCCGAAAAGTTTACGGTGCTGAAGCGTAACTGATAAACTACTGCTTGTTGTTGTGACAAAACTGAAGCATGGCCTGAAGCTGTTGTGACAAAACAGCTTCAGGCCATGCGAAGCCAAACGGAATGTAAAGTACGTATATCAGGCAactccgtgtactacccataattcccacgcTTGAAGTGCCACGCATGCTAGCTTCATTAGACATTAGCGCCAAAGTCCCTGTAAAATCGGAAACTGAATGGCGGACCTCATGACTCCAAGCGAGAACCATTATGTAGAAGGTACCGACACGAAACGACGGTCCCGTCGGTTGAAGCGAAACTTCTGAGCACTGTCGGTCACAAGCGCGGCTTGGGGTGTATGAGATGTGTACTTCGCCTTCGTGCGTGTCTGCCCGATAAGATAGTCATAAGTATGCATATTTCATTTCCTGTTGTCTTGAGCAGATAAGTACAACTTCTAATTCTTGCTTATAATACACCTGCCGTCGTATCTGAGGTAGCGTCAATAAGGCACACATTCGGGCCAACTAACTGGCAAGACACGAGTTCAATCCCCGGCTACGACGGCTGCATATCGACGGCACAGAAATGCAAAAGCGCTGGTGTAGTTCTATATAGGAGAGCAAGGAAATATTCCAGGTAGTCATTATCATATCACAATCCAGCACTGCAGCGCGCCCGATATTGAGAACCCACTGCGAGCGCATCAAACATAATTAATACGAGTGCTTTTTATCTACCTCCCTTGCAGTATTTGTTTGCTTGTTATACGGCAGGTCCACGGACAAAATCGATACGATGCTGTTTAAAACACGCAGAGCATCTCAAAATTATTGAAATCTAAATATCAAAACACATATTCCCTTCAACCAGCAAGAGAACTTTTTGCAGTCCTTACAGTGTTTTTCCAGAGATACATATATGACGCCATTCAAGATAACTCAGCCCTTTCTGGTTGATACTGGATTCTCCCTTTCCCTGAGCAATCAGATTGAGAGAATGACAAGAGAATAACAAGAAATTTCGGCACATTATTCATGTATATAGCACTTGATTCACTGTCAAAAAGCATGTAACTTTATTATATATTGATGTGGAAGTCGTGTATCGGCTAATATTACTCGCTGTCTTTTGCATGTAAGCCCCGCCctggtggtcgagtggctaaagtattcgactgctgacccacagttcgcgggatgcaatcccggctgcggcggctgcattttcgatggagtcaaAATgctgtgcccagatttgggtgcacgataaagaaccccaggttgtcaaaatttccggagccctccactgtggcgtctctctcATTCATACGGGAGTTTTAGGaaattaaacaccacatatatattattcaatcaatcaatcaatcaatcaatcaatcaatcaattttgcgTGTGCTTTTAGTGCGCAGGTATTTGACTCTACAATTATGGTATATAGATTCTGCGAATCGGAGCAATTTTGATAAAGTCGACAGGTAGTCTTTTGTTTCATCTATTCCCTCGTCTTCTACCTTACATAAATCGCCTCTATCACACTTAAGAGatgacaattgaaaaaaaaatgaaaccttACCTGTCATGAATGCCACGACAAGCGCAAGTGTAATGCCAGGTAGTACATTCAACATCTTCGCACCCCCTTCTTACGCGCAGCTCCGAACCAAAGTGCGACGCCACAGGATAATGCATGAGAATTTAAATAGAAGCCCATTCGCGTGAATAAAAACAAGAAGGCAAGGAGAATCAGCAAAACAGTAGAGCTTTTGGTGGCAACACCTTCCCACCTAAAGTGCGGACAACCTTGGTTTCAACATTGAGTGATCACACACATAGCTGTTACGCCACAAGGCTTTGTTTTTAATTGGCAATGCTCTTGAGAAAGTATGGAAATACAGGTCCGTGTCTATTAGGCTATTGACATATTTGCGTGTGCTCAGTGCCTGAAACACGCAGGAGACGCTCGGTCATTGCGCCGCTCATTTCTCTATCCATGCACGTGTTCGAACACTGAGAATGCGAAAGATATTTCGACAAAATGCAGTGAGTCTATCAGCAACTCACTCGTGTAGGCGCCAATGCGCTGAGCATTAGTGATTGGAGTAACCAGTTCTGTGCCACAGAAGTCACGTTTCGTACAGGAAATCAATGCGCAATCATTTTAAATAAATTGTTTTGTGATTGTGAAATAAGCGGGTTTTTTGCAATCAGGCGTTCTTGAGCGATTGCGATGCCCTTCTGCAGAATATTACAAAGCGCTCGCAAAGGCCAACTTCGTGGACGACTGTGCTGAATCTTCGCACATTTTGTGGGTACGTGCCCAAGACGCGCTTTTTCTGGACGGAATATCGGAAGCGCTTCCATATGAGCGCATATTTTGCATGCGTTCAGCTACCTTCGCTATTAATTCTGAGAGGAAGATTGTCTGATCATTTTTTGTTCTTGAATGTAAAACGTTTTCCTTGTGAGTTACGAGCAGGTACACATGTGAAAAAACCAGGACGTTTAGTCTGCTTGGTGGTgcagtttttgtttgtttaattGTGCGCTATATATATTACTGACGCACAGAGCGACTAATCAATCGTTTGCGTCGTTTTTTCTTTGACGAACCAGCTAATCGACGTTTTTCATGCGAGAACCGCTATTTTACAGTCTCAGCACAGTCAACTGTTCGAATGCCATGATTCTCATATAAAATCGTTGAAATACAGGAGATATTGCTGTTTTTGATGACGCTTATCTAAATACAAACTTCGCTTTACGTTGCGGGTATACTACGAGCTTTACTGCTTCCAATCATAACAGTCAGCTGCGAGCAAGGCATTGCTCCCACATTGTCACTTCTGAAATGATACACAAGGGGGCTCTGTGCGAAGAATTTTGCGGCTTGTGTGACTTGCTCTTCGGGTACGGCTCTCAATGAAGCCTTCGTATTGGAGATGCACGTTCCAGAAATTGTGCATCACCAGGACAGCGTATAGCTATCCAACAGTAGAGTACATATAGCGCTCTAAAGCGTTCACAAATTATTCTAAACATTCACGTAGAAACACGCATGACCTGGCTCCCTCCCTCCCTTTTTCTAGAACGTTATTATCCACTTTCCCGCCTTCTCCACCTCCTTCCGGCTGGTGTCACTAGGAGTCATTTGCGCAAAGAAACATGCACGACGCGTGTCCTGTCTTCTCCATCGGCCATAAAATGCAGCCGTGGAACGTTTTAGGCCAAGCATAGAGCATTCGTCACACGGGAGGATGTTTTCGAGTCGAGTTTTTCACGCAGCATCATAGCGACTCCGACAATAAAAGTGTGTCTGAGCGCCcttacaattgctatcgcaatgatcAGACAAATGACTAGTTGATATTGTTGCGCGTTGAGACCAAGCCGTGAAACATCTGTATGGCGTGGCATTTGTGTCATGCACTCATTTCCATAGTATTTTAGAATATAAGACATGCTCTCTGGGCTGAATTAAGCTGCCTACGTTTAGCACACTAGGCAGTGACATATCATTCCGTTAGAGAACGGTGTACGTAGGATTGTAAACCAAGGAGCTGACGAGCAGAAAATGCGATGTTTGCATTCGTGCCAGTGTTTACGATAATCTCAGCTGGTATATAAACTGCATCGCACGCAgtttcgaatttttttttctgcgacacTTAAATTGAagtggccccgccgcagtggtctagtggctaaggtactcggctactgacccgcaggttgcgggttcgaatcccggcggtggcggctgcatttccgatggaggcggaaatgttgtaggcccgtgtgctcagatttgggtgcacgttaaagaacaccaggtggtcgaaatttccggagcactccactatggcgtctcttataatcatatggtggttttgggacgttaaaccccacatatcaatcaatcaatcaacttaaaTTGAAGTGGGGAGTAGCGGGAGACTGCATTGCGGTGCACGAGCCGAACCTTCAAGGAGGCCTTCCCGGGGTGGTTTCAGTTGTCAGAGGAGGTGTATACGTTAAATCTCTCCTTACAGCCTCTCTGCTATGGGCCGTTCTCATTAAACGAACAAATAACGCTGGTCATTTCTTGAAAATGATTCATTACAGATATTTCTTATAACAAAGCCGTTcttgctgttttgttttgtttttgacaTACGCAGTATCTTACAACCGCTCATCTTTTGACAGTTTAAAGATAGCATAAATATAGAATATTAGTCTTGCGGAAGATCATCTGGTGTATCAATgctcataaaaaaagaaaacggtccTCCAGCCATTCACGGAGAAAGGTTTTACAAGAAAACGCATGCGAACTTTATGCAAGGAATCTAATGTAGCTAACGAAAAAGTGGTACTGTTTTGGGATTTCAATTCACACTCACACcacgagaagttttttttttattttgcaaagtAGGTCTTTTCATCAGAAAAAACTGGGCAATAAAGTACAAGGTATATGTGTTTAGTGAACGGTTCGTCACAACTGGCATTGTCGAGATCCGCGACTTTATTATTTATGCTCGTGGATGATTCTGTGAGCGCTGCGTTGAAAATAGGACCCATATATAGAAAGTTATCGAAGACCTGTAAAGAACTACTCAAAGAAGATGAAAATTTATGCCACTTTTTTTATCATACTACAGACTTACCACTGAGCCATAATATTCTGTTTGTATGTGCCCATTAGATGTGGGTTGCAAGACCGCTATTGTGTACAAAGTGAAGCAGGTGCTCGTGTTAACATGTAATGTGTTCAGCGGTTCTGGTGCCACTCTATTCAGAGACGAGTTGCAGGAGGTGAAGGGAGCGTTCCTGCTTTATCTCTTGGAGCATCTATACAAAATGGCGCCACATCTTTCTTTTCTTGTGACTCTGATTTGTATCATTTTGTTCCCGCAAATCTAGCACGTCTCTCAGCTGTGACATTTATTAGAATTTTAGTACCTTTTATCAAAAGCACATTTTTCTACTGTGGGATCGTCACGTGAAATGCTCAGAGACAGTGATCATTATATTATATAACAATAATATTATTTCTTTTGATGTCCCGGAACCACCATATCACTATAGAAGACGCCATAGTGctgagctctggaaattttgaacacGTGAGCTTCTTCAACGTTCACCTAAATCTAGGTTTACGGGCTTCAAGCAtcctcgcctccatcgaaaatgcggccgccgcggccaggaTGCCATTCCGAGACCTCCGTTTCAGCAGGCCGGCGTCATAGCCACTATAAACCACCACAACATGACGAGTGAAATTAGTACCGGTTTACATGATTTTATTCACTTTAGAGAAACAAGCATAGAATATATGGCGCACTTCGATGCCTCACCATACGCGAAAATTTACAAGCATGCATAGCGTGTGGAGTCCCACGTCAGTGGCGCCAATACGActgatgcaaaaaaagaaaaaatcgtCACGAgatgacgccccccccccccccccatatgacGTTAACTTGACCTCAGAGATCGCAGAAATTTGTGACAGCATCACGACGTGCCGTCACCCTATCAGTTTGTGTACTGTACAATGCAGCGTTGCTGAATATAATCTCGGAAGCCGTGGCCGATAACATCAACACCATGCCACGTCACGGTAGGCGGCGTGGCAATGCAGGTTTCTGTAAAGCCCCTGAATAAAATTTGCCGCTCGGGCACACGCTGTAGTTCCCGCAATTCTTTATGCCGACAGTACCTACTGTATTCATGGATCTAATTTCGTAAACGTAACGTGATTGCCTAGTTGCAAACAGTTGCAAGAAATGTATTCGTGATTCAACCAATTCTTGTCTGAAAATCGTTCAATTTGTTTGTTGATTTCCAGTCTTGTTCATACATTACGAGACCATTAACATTACACTAATGTATGACTGTGAAACGTGAAAGTACTTAAGCTTTACGTCCTTGTATCTATCCAACCACATATTTTCAGTAAATAGAGTCATCGGGCATACCTAATCTCCGGCAACCTAAAAACGTCTGAAAAGACTTTgtgtcatagagtttcctaaacatCCACCAGAGGGGACTCTAGCACTAgtttctatgggagctgcaacgcacggcgcttcggcGAGCATGTGATTGACGGGTAGTGCGCGGATTTGTCTAATATTCATagttctggctccgtgtgtgttcctgtggcttggagatgttttctcgcaaaagaaaaaaaaacagcaaatgctccatggttgcgcttcaccacattattcttttaggcttgcAAATTCAAATCAGGTCACCAAGTTCAAAACGATTCAAGTCGAATGCAAAACCGAAACAagtgcaataaacgaagccagaAGTGCGATTCGCCAATAACAAGTATGAAGACttggcaaatccgtgtactactcatcattcccagaGTTGCTGATTGGTAGCAGCGTCAGGGTCCCCTCTATAGTTAatcttaggaaactctatgatatGCGTAATTTGTTTTGCGTGCGCATAATGTGTCTTTCAATAAATGTATCGTTTTTTTCAATAGTAGTGTTCTGATGCAAAAAAATGTTGATTTACTTTGTTTTTAAATTCACAAGGCGCTACCTGATTATGAGAGCATTTACTTTTTATTTTGTATATAGGTATGTCTGCGTGTTCCACAGGTTGCAACGACTTCCCGTTTACCATAAACTAATTGTCAGAACAACCTGATTTTTGAACTGGTGCGTGCGAGTGCGTCAAATTCACAAGCGTTCCACTTGTGCCTCAGGATGTGGCACAGCGCACTGCACGCTGACCATCTTTCATGCTGCTGGTTTGATTCTTATAATACCAGTTTCATAGGGCCACTTCTGTTCGCGATAAATGCCCATCTAGATCTGACTAGTTGATCGCAATAACATGTTCGTACCTGCTACACTGTACACTTTAAGGCGGATCTACTTTGGCGCAGACGCCAGCCAACTCCCGATCACTGAGTCAGATAGTGATGCAGCGATCACGATCGTCTTCATCTCAATCTGGCCTGATCGCGATTGCACGTGGCCATGTGTAAGCCCATGTTTCAGACCTAGTTTGATCTGGATCGACTCTCATAACGTTCAGAAGTTCCCATGTGGCACTGGTATACCGTTTGTGGGTGCTAAGGGTCGGTTTTCTGTTGTTTCACGGCAGTTTACACCAGAAAGCACATGCGCCAGTACGTTTACTTAAAGGTATACGTAAGATTTTCTAAAAGGGGCGACAAATTATCATCAAAAAATACCCCCCCCCTGTCATTATTGGTTGGGCTTAAAGGACACCATGCTtctcaatgaatgacaaaaaaaaaaaaagacgaaatcTTGCACTCGGCTGCGCATTGCTTGAGGCACAGCGAAGTTGCCCTACTACGGAGCCTTTCGTGACTGCCACTCTAACTCTAAAAAATAGTAGAGTAAGAAGGGTGTCTGTCCTCCAACAATAATCGTCCTGCGACTCGCATGATTTCTTGAAAATTTGGTGCTGGCCACGCTGATAACGCGCATGTTGTCAGTGACCTGATAGCACCGAGTGCAGAGCCGTAATGCAAGGAAAGGAACGCAAGATAGAGAGGTGTATAAATTTTTGGTGAAGGGCAGACAGGGAACGCAAGATAGATGACCATCATTGTTCTGGGACAAAAAGATGCCGTTTTTTTCACCCGATCTTTTCTTAAAGTGTATAGGTTAACCTTGCTTGAACTTGGCCAGTTGGCACCACCGGTAGGAGCTCGAACAAGGCGGTGCTTGTACACAGCTCTCCCACCTACTGTATCCAGACGTAAAGCGGGCATCGTTTCGACTATACGGTGATTGCCAACATCTTTCATCGTCTCTTGTCCCCTTTTTGATCCGCATATTCACGATCTGCTCGTCATTGCCGTTATCGCACACAAGCCTCGCTTTATGATCCTCCGCTTCTTCTGCAGGGAGGGAGCACGTGCGATACTTTCTTTGCGCGTCTCATGGCTGTATTTGCTCCAGCGTCGGCACATGATTGCGCGAGGTATATCAGTCGCTGGGCATAGCTTAGCGGTGTAGCAGCTGCGCAGTTCTAGCTACTGCGCCTACGTGTCTTGGCGTGGAGTCACGAGGTTATGCCGAGTATTTCAGCATCTGCGGTGTCACTGGCTGCCGCGGCCACGGCGCAGCTGGCGTTTCGTTAAATGCGTGAATTTTGCGGCCGATTAAAATGTGGAAAGGAAAAGATGCCATGCTTCTCACGAAGCCATGCTTTTTGTCCCTTTTGGTCCCTAGATGAGAAGTGAACAGCTCTTGGGATGCCACATTTGCGGCCATCAGCCACTGTTATCATCAAAAGCCCGTGTAACAGTTACTGTGCAATTGTAGGAGGAATACTTCTCGCCACCGTCCACCATTGTTTAGTGATTGTGTGACGCCCCCTCCCCCCGGTTCCCTTTGTGCGCACGCTTATGCGTAATTGTTCGTTTTGTGGCTTCTATGACACATTTGAACACCTCGTTTAAGTGTACCGCATTTGCTGCGCAACAAGAATTGCTATTCGTGAAAAAATACAGACTTATCGGATTGTGTGGCCGCTGAAGATAGTCTGCTTTCAGTGGGTGGGGATGCTTGACGTGACCAGGACATTCCAGCCCGGCTAGCACTCACAAAGAAAACATTTCAAGTAAGAACACTGACTAAGCCTCTAATTTACAGTTTTCTTTTTACGTGTAGGAAATTATATTTTCTCGTCTGCAATGTCTGTTTACCTCTctattttgtttcctttttttgtgcattcttcatttttttccctaTCTTGGCCTGCTGATGGGGCAAGCTGGTGGGCGCCTCCAGGTAATATGTCCAGCTTGCTTTCTTCTTCTGTACCTCCCTTTGTTATTGTATGAATATCAGTAAATGATAACGGTGATGGTGGTTGCTTCGTTTTACAGGCTCCACTTTGTCGTCACTACAAAGGGACAGCAGTTTAGCAGCCTTACAGGGAAAGTAAAAATTCATTTATTTAAAATGGCACACTCATAAAGACAAAATGCAACCGTAGTGAACGTAATACAGCACATGCTGGCACACCAAACGAACAAGGTCCATCACGCTATTACCGTAGAGTTGTATATGACCCACATCTTCGATTTCTGTGTACTTGTGTTTGTGTgtagtgcgtgcgtgtgtgtgtgtgtgtgctgctgtCCGCATGGAAAAATCACTAGTGTTCTTTACCGAACAGTGGGAAAACTGAGATATATTGGTTATTCGACCACTCTCTAAAGAGcagcaaaaacttttttttacttgattgatttattgattgattggttgattgaatggTTCAGATGTATACTCGAAGCAAATAACTGATAAAATTCGAGATGGCCTTGGGGCTAGTAGATGGACTAATGCGATATAACGGTGAAAACCAGTCAGTAGGTGTCTGACATGTTCTTCAAGGCGAGGCGCTGCGTTGGCGTGGTCATCGATGGCAAGTATAAGGGTAGGCACGCACTCGCAGGACACTCGAGAAacaacccgttttttttttcgaagaatgGTCGCGAGAGCAGGGATGGGAGAGCGCCATAGCACTCTACTGCTCACCTACCTTAACGTAGTATAATGACTCCGAGTTATCTCGTTCGGAAAACGTTAAACCTGATGGGGCCACAGTATACATTGCTAGTTCTGTGAAATAAGCGTGTCGACTGCTTCAATTATGAGCTCGACGTAATGCTTGAAGCTCTGATCAAGTGGGTCCAGTGCTGGCAGGTTGGGAAGAGACTTGCACAACTCTGATCCGCCTTCGTGGCTTCCACACAACGGCGTCAGAGCATCGCCGAACACCTTTTCGACCAAGCTGACGGTGAAATCTCTCCCTCCAACTTTTTCGCAAGATTTTAGCGCTGGTTCAAGGCAGTCGAATAAGCCACCATACGAGCTGAAATGAAAAGCGGAGGCGGTGAAAGAAGGTCCAGTAAAACAGGTAATTCACAGGCAGCGGTCGCGGGTAGCACTCGCGCGCTAGGCTTTCAGCCTGGTAACCCCACTGACTTAGAACAATAATGACTACATTTGCTTAAGCGTGTTTGAATACTTTTTAATAGAGCAAGGCAGGCTAAGAAGTGGTGAATTTACTCATGCTCTGCTGCACAATACTTTAAATACGTTGTGGCGACTGTAAACGGTTCTAAAGCTTCGGTTTATTTACCATGTGCTACACGCTTACGAGATCAGGATGCAACTTGGCCAGCTGTATTTTCCGAATAACTCCTAGGCTGAGCTTCAGAAGCACTCTCTTTTGCCCCTCGGCGAACAAATCGTCATATTTTCTCACTCCTTTACCAGCGCAGGCAAAAAATCACTACGCAAAGTATGATTAATATTTGAAAGGCTTTCCAATGAATTAAATTTCATTCGGCGGTCACTGCAAAAGATCAATACACAGGCGAAATAGGCCATTTTTCACTAATCACATAGCGGTGTTGCGTTTCACTCtttatcatcagcatcatcataaACCtaattacgtccactgcaggacaaaggcctctcgcatgttccgccagttaacgcgaccctgtgcttgctgctgccaatttatacccgcaaacttcttaatctcatctgcccacctagccttctgtctccccctaacccgcttgctttcactgggaatccagtttgaCTCTTGCGTCACCCTCAAGGACCTGGAAACGCCGCTAAGAGCGCAGGAACCACTCTATCCCAAATTGCTCATGCACAACGTTTCTGCGGTCGTTTTATATTTGTTAGACGTCTAAAATGCTACTGCTATAAAATCCATGTGATAGTTCAGTAAACTGATTCAAAGACTAATCTAATCCATGGAGGTTTATTGTAACACAGTTTGACACAATTCTAGTTGTGAGAACATGTACAAATAATTAGGATAACTGATTTGCTACTCTACACGTTGGAACAGGATGGGGGAGATTGCAAGAGGAAGATGAATAGAGAGGAGGATAGCACGTAACACAGCACACATACAGATGCTTTTCCTTCTCtacaacttctctctctctctctctctacaaatAATTTCAACCTTTAGCAATCATGTAAACAGGAGACGGATAAGGCAAATCGCGCCACATACTGCTCTCGAATAATTCTTCACGATTAAGAATTTATTCTCGATAGTACATTTTCTAAGCAGAAACAAATAATTGGTAACAGGCGCACAAACGATATTTGGCTGGCGCTACAGCCCAGCCCATAGAACTGTTCAACCATGTCTGCTTTTGGGGAAAGTGCGTGATAGTAGAAAGTTCAGTTTAACCTTTCTTCATTGTTTGCTGAATGAGGTAGAAGCATTTTGAACAAAAAAAGAGGGGGAATTGCACGGGATTGCTTTCTTTGTTaggcatgatgctacttgaagcGAACAGGAAAGAATATTGTGGCCATGCAATAAGAGGACCATGCAGATTTACTCACCAGCAGAAATAAGCGAAGAAGCCTTCCCTGGGCGCCTTCGAAATGGCCTTCAGCTTATGTCCAAAGAAATCGTTGACGCAGCCATGGATTTTCGTGCCAGCAGAATTCAAGCAGCCGACAGATTTGTGGTATGCTGGGTAACAGTCATGAACATCAGGTCAGCATTATACTGCTAAGTAGCCGTGATCAGCATCGAAAACATGGACCATTGTTAAAGTAtaaagagcaaaacaaaagcaattACACGACGTGCTATTTTTCATGCTACGTTCAGTTGCtagcaagtattttttttttccgagaGGTAA
Coding sequences within:
- the LOC119167303 gene encoding uncharacterized protein LOC119167303 — protein: MLRTYAGVGIILFATSMIGASHAKLKDGCTLEKLRACGDDYLPFGKRSQIATSGAPFVKQCRTYKEQISCSRNFVNDCLIDVFKDAAILALDSYKASIDEICTPGSKLYNAYHKSVGCLNSAGTKIHGCVNDFFGHKLKAISKAPREGFFAYFCCSYGGLFDCLEPALKSCEKVGGRDFTVSLVEKVFGDALTPLCGSHEGGSELCKSLPNLPALDPLDQSFKHYVELIIEAVDTLISQN